The following DNA comes from Picosynechococcus sp. PCC 7003.
AGGCGAACGATCCCCTGTCTGAACAACTCCATGCTAATGCTGAATAATATTGTGGCGATTTTTCGTCGGGAATTACAGAGCTACTTCACGGCACCCCTCGCCTACATTTTTGCGACGTTGTTGTGGTTTTTGGGAGGATTTTTTTTCTTGACACTCCTAATTGGCCCCCAGGGGATTGTCACCTTTGTCTCTACCCAAGAACAGATGGGCGTTGCCTTACCCCCCATTGATGTAGCGACGGAATTTCTCCAGGCTTTTTGGGGAATTTTGGGTATTTTAGTGTTGTTTCTTTTGCCATTACTCTCCATGGGCCTCTATGCCGAAGAACGTAAACAGGGCACCCTAGAACTTTTAGCGACTTCCCCCGTGACGAACTGGGCGGTGGCAGTGGGCAAATTGTTGGGAGTCGTAACGTTTTTTTCGGTGTTATTCCTGCCTATGGTGCTGTGGGAACTGATTGTCTTAGCCAATGCGGCCCCGACCTTTCCCCTCAGTCTCTTTCTCTTAGCGCATCTGGGCTTATTGCTACTGGTAGCCGCTATTTTGTCTTTGGGGATGTTTGTGTCGTCTTTAACGGATAGTTCTCTGATTGCGGCGGTCTTGACCTTTACCCTGGTTCTAATGTTGTGGCTGGTAGATATACTGGGCGATCGCCTGTCGGGGCCATTGGGAGATGGTCTCAAACACCTCTCTTTACTGAAACATTACAACAATTTCCTCGAGGGCATTTTCGATAGCAGTAGTCTTGTCTTGCTCCTCAGCTATAGCGTTTTGGGGGTTGTCCTCACGGCCCAATCCATTGAAGCTTTGCGCTGGGCACGGCGTTAATGGTTTCTTGATATTTTCAACAGAGCATCATGTTTCCACAGCAACGGTTTTCACGATATTTCATCTGGTTGGGACTGGCCCTGGTGGTCGCGGGCGCTGTCGTCCTGGGGGCTACTGGAGAAGGCTTCGCCTATGGCTTGATTTTTATTGGTTTATTGCTATTAGGATGGGGGATCAGAAATTTTTCGGGTCTGGGAATGGGGCTGCAACAGTTCTGGAGTAGGCGATCTACCCGGATGGGCACAAATGGGATTGTGGGGGCGATCGCCATTTTGCTGATTTTTTGTCTGACGAATTTTTTAGCTGTCCAGCTCCCCCTCCGCATTGACCTCACAGAAAACCAAATCCACACCCTCTCTAGCCAAACCCAAGGGGTACTGCAAAATTTATCTCAACCTCTAACCCTTTGGCTTTTCCAGGAAACAGACGATGCGAATTTAAAGCCTTTTTTAGACAATTATCAACGGCTCAATCCCAATAATTTTCGCTACGTTTTTGTTGATCCAGACCGTAATCTTGAGGCAGTACAGCGATTTCAGGTCAAGAGTCGCGGCGAAGTTCACCTTGAGTATGGCGATAAAACCCAACTGCTGAAAGTCCTAGCCCAGGGGGAACCCCTCACAGAAAGTCAACTGACCAATGGCATTCTGCAAATCCAAGGCGATCGCCAACCCCATTTATATATCCTCCAAGGCCACGGTGAACCGCCCCTTGACCAAATCCCAGGAGGGCTGGGGCAAATGACCCAACTGTTGACCACCCAAGGTTATGTAGTCTCGCCTCTGAATCTCACCCAAACCCCCGCAGTCCCCCCAGACGCCGATCTGATTGCCGTGATTGGCCCCCAAACGCCATTTCTCCCAGGGGAAGTCACCCTCTTGGAAACCGCCCTCGCCAATAACCATGGTCTCCTTCTTCTCCTTGATCCCCAAACGGATCCCCAGCTAGATTCGCTCCTGGGTCAGTGGGGCCTCAGCCTCGACCAACGGCTGATCCTCGACCAAGTGAACCGGGCTGATTTCCTCGGTTTAGGGCAAACGACCCTCGTCCTCGATCAATATGGCGACCACCCCATCACCACTGCTCTCGCTGGCCAGAACTCCATTTATCAAGCGGTGCGCCCCATCTCCATCGACACAAAAGAGGCGATCGCCGCCACCGCAATTCTCAGTACCGATGATCAAACCTGGGCCGAAAGCCAGCCCGAAATTGCCAATCCCACCTTTGACCCCCCAGGCGATCGCCCCGGCCCCCTTAGCTTTGGCTGGGCCCTGGAAAAAATAAATCCCCAAGTTACAATGGAGGCAACTCGCCTTGTGGCAATTGGGAACATGACCTTCGTGACCAATGGTTGGCTAGAACAATATCTAAATAGTGACCTCTTACTCAATACCGTAAATTGGCTTGCCCAGACGAAAGACGCTCCCCTGGCAATCCAACCGAGAACGCCCCAAGAGCGACGCCTAAATCTCCGCCGTTGGCAAATTGCAACCCTCGCCTGGTTAGCGCCAATCCTCTTTCCCCTAGGGGGGTTAGGCGGTGCAATCTTTTGTCTTTGGCGACGTCGTTAGAAAAATATGTGAGATGACTGATAAATTTCAGTAAACTTTGAGAAAACTACATTAAAACATTATTAATTTTTGGGAATGATAGTCTAAATTGCAGAAAGTGATATTATCGATTTGCATTCCCCCGTACAGACACCCACAATAGAGGAAAGAATTCATCATGGCGAACGCACCTGTATCCCCAGTGGTGCTCGTAATCTTAGATGGCTGGGGCTACCGTCAAGAAGCTAACGCAAATGCCATTGCGGCTGCCAATACACCAAATGTCGATGCCTTTTTCGCTACATATCCTTCGACATTAATCCACACCTCTGGAAAAAGGGTGGGGCTGCCAGACGGCCAAATGGGGAATTCTGAAGTCGGTCACTTAAATCTTGGGGCAGGACGTGTCGTCCCCCAGGAACTGGTGCGTATTTCCGATGCCATTGAAGACGGCTCCTTTCTCCGTAACGACGTCCTCGTTAAAGTTTGTCGAGAAACGCGCCAAGCTGGGAAAAAATTACACCTCATTGGTCTTTGTTCAGACGGTGGTGTCCACTCCCATATCAACCACCTCCTGGGTTTATTAGATCTAGCCAAGGTTAACGGCATCGCTGATGTTCATATCCACGCCATTACCGATGGGCGCGACACCAATACCACCGAAGGCATTAACTATCTCCAACAGATCCAAGCCCACATCGATAAATTTGGGGTCGGCTCGATCTCGACGATCAGTGGTCGCTACTTCGCCATGGATCGCGATCGCCGCTGGGACCGCGTCAAGCAAGCCTACGACGTAATGACCCAAAACGAGAACTTCGACCAACGTTCTTTTGCAGAAATTCTCCAAGACCACTACGACAACGGCGTGACCGACGAATTCATCCCGCCTGTGCGCCTCAAGGAAGGAGCCATTGAACCAGGCGATGGCGTAATTTTCTACAATTTCCGACCCGACCGCGCCCGACAACTTTCCTATGCCCTAGTAGACAAAAACTTCCAAGGGTTTGAACGGGAATTAATTCCGGATCTTAATTTCGTCACTTTTACCCAATACGATGCCAATCTTCCTGTGCACGTCGCCTTTGCGCCCCAAAATCTGACGAAAATCCTTGGGGAAGTGATCGCGGACAATGGCCTGAAGCAATTCCGCACCGCAGAAACCGAAAAATATCCCCATGTTACTTATTTTTTCAATGGTGGTTTAGAGGTTGCCTTCGAAGGAGAAGACCGAGAACTGATTTCTAGCCCCCAGGTTGCCACCTACGACCAAAAGCCAGAAATGTCTGCCGAGGCAGTGACGGATGCGGCTTGCCGAGCCATTGAAAAAGGTATTTATAGCCTGGTGGTGATTAATTACGCGAACGCCGACATGGTCGGCCACACTGGAAAACTTGAAGCGGCGGTAAAGGCCATTGAAACCGTTGATAATTGTTTAGGTCGTTTAGTGGCAACTATCGGCAAAATGGGCGGCACCACATTAATTACCGCTGACCACGGCAATGCTGAATATATGGCCGATGAAAAAGGCAAATCTTGGACAGCACACACAACCAACCCTGTGCCCTTTATCTTGATTGAAGGGGAACGCCGTAAGGTGGTGGGCCATGGTGGTGATGTGGTGTTACGGGAAAATGGCTGCTTAGCAGATGTCGCACCGACGATCCTCGATATTCTCGGCATTGACAAACCGCAAGAAATGACTGGCCAATCTCTCATTGCCCCGGCCCCCTATGCCGTGACCCGACGTCGATAAATCGGTTATCCTAAAGTTTCCCCGCTGAAATCAAACATTTATTCGTTCGTCAT
Coding sequences within:
- a CDS encoding ABC transporter permease encodes the protein MLNNIVAIFRRELQSYFTAPLAYIFATLLWFLGGFFFLTLLIGPQGIVTFVSTQEQMGVALPPIDVATEFLQAFWGILGILVLFLLPLLSMGLYAEERKQGTLELLATSPVTNWAVAVGKLLGVVTFFSVLFLPMVLWELIVLANAAPTFPLSLFLLAHLGLLLLVAAILSLGMFVSSLTDSSLIAAVLTFTLVLMLWLVDILGDRLSGPLGDGLKHLSLLKHYNNFLEGIFDSSSLVLLLSYSVLGVVLTAQSIEALRWARR
- a CDS encoding Gldg family protein; translated protein: MFPQQRFSRYFIWLGLALVVAGAVVLGATGEGFAYGLIFIGLLLLGWGIRNFSGLGMGLQQFWSRRSTRMGTNGIVGAIAILLIFCLTNFLAVQLPLRIDLTENQIHTLSSQTQGVLQNLSQPLTLWLFQETDDANLKPFLDNYQRLNPNNFRYVFVDPDRNLEAVQRFQVKSRGEVHLEYGDKTQLLKVLAQGEPLTESQLTNGILQIQGDRQPHLYILQGHGEPPLDQIPGGLGQMTQLLTTQGYVVSPLNLTQTPAVPPDADLIAVIGPQTPFLPGEVTLLETALANNHGLLLLLDPQTDPQLDSLLGQWGLSLDQRLILDQVNRADFLGLGQTTLVLDQYGDHPITTALAGQNSIYQAVRPISIDTKEAIAATAILSTDDQTWAESQPEIANPTFDPPGDRPGPLSFGWALEKINPQVTMEATRLVAIGNMTFVTNGWLEQYLNSDLLLNTVNWLAQTKDAPLAIQPRTPQERRLNLRRWQIATLAWLAPILFPLGGLGGAIFCLWRRR
- the gpmI gene encoding 2,3-bisphosphoglycerate-independent phosphoglycerate mutase, which encodes MANAPVSPVVLVILDGWGYRQEANANAIAAANTPNVDAFFATYPSTLIHTSGKRVGLPDGQMGNSEVGHLNLGAGRVVPQELVRISDAIEDGSFLRNDVLVKVCRETRQAGKKLHLIGLCSDGGVHSHINHLLGLLDLAKVNGIADVHIHAITDGRDTNTTEGINYLQQIQAHIDKFGVGSISTISGRYFAMDRDRRWDRVKQAYDVMTQNENFDQRSFAEILQDHYDNGVTDEFIPPVRLKEGAIEPGDGVIFYNFRPDRARQLSYALVDKNFQGFERELIPDLNFVTFTQYDANLPVHVAFAPQNLTKILGEVIADNGLKQFRTAETEKYPHVTYFFNGGLEVAFEGEDRELISSPQVATYDQKPEMSAEAVTDAACRAIEKGIYSLVVINYANADMVGHTGKLEAAVKAIETVDNCLGRLVATIGKMGGTTLITADHGNAEYMADEKGKSWTAHTTNPVPFILIEGERRKVVGHGGDVVLRENGCLADVAPTILDILGIDKPQEMTGQSLIAPAPYAVTRRR